In Oryza brachyantha chromosome 1, ObraRS2, whole genome shotgun sequence, the following are encoded in one genomic region:
- the LOC102715148 gene encoding uncharacterized protein LOC102715148 — MMEKVVVARRGGEADGAASNIPTVLVALGLVTASLTINLIAAAYDPPLGFGDTTYYHLALAGSFLAGMVQMSAAVWVADDPRGRHDAGKKVVYASIAPLVVAVGLTGAALL; from the coding sequence ATGATGGAGAAGGTGGTCGTTGCTCGCCGGGGAGGGGAGGCCGACGGTGCAGCCTCCAACATCCCGACGGTGCTGGTGGCGCTGGGCCTCGTCACAGCCTCACTGACCATCAACCTGATTGCCGCTGCGTACGACCCGCCGCTGGGCTTCGGTGACACCACCTACTACCACCTCGCCCTTGCAGGTTCCTTCCTCGCCGGAATGGTCCAGATGAGCGCCGCCGTCTGGGTCGCCGACGACCCACGCGGCCGCCACGACGCCGGCAAGAAGGTCGTCTACGCCTCCATCGCgcccctcgtcgtcgccgtcggtctCACTGGAGCTGCTCTGCTCTGA
- the LOC102715426 gene encoding protein IWS1 homolog 1 has product MDDPYIDEDGEPLMDPYDRDPSPEPQQQPPFDDLEDDLGDDGADWNRGRSPTPVHGDDGAGSSSKPRKRLLKKGGGGGDHGMPGDGLDDWSEEAAGLADDDVDPEADATKKRKGSSALRDLARGGGKEKKEKKRRKEDGRERESRGMGMGREKRGGSGGKGFSGGGHGEQDEGEREIQELWDTIAGGDSEDDQEGVRTVDDDNFIDDTGVDPADRYGSDNDGHSPRHYPQAEEAEEDDELDRLFKGGKKKKKKNERPRADIGLIVEQFIAEFEVAAEEDANLNRQSKPAINKLMKLPLLIDVLSKKNLQQEFLDHGVLTLLKNWLEPLPDGSLPNMNIRTAVLKLLTDFPIDLEQYDRREQLKKSGLGKVIMFLSKSDEETTSNRKLAKELVDKWSRPIFNKSTRFEDMRRYDDERAPYRRPQMKKPSSSSSGMESRDDDLDADFSQRKSGQSGARQHASRPEASPLDFVIRPQSKIDPEQIRARAKQVVQDQRRLKMNKKLQQLKAPKKKNLQASKLSVEGRGMIKYL; this is encoded by the exons atggACGACCC CTACatcgacgaggacggcgagccGCTCATGGACCCCTACGACCGCGACCCCTCGCCGGAGccccagcagcagccgcccTTCGACGACCTCGAGGACGacctcggcgacgacggcgccgactGGAACCGCGGCCGCTCCCCGACCCCCGTGCACGGGGACGACGGGGCGGGGTCCTCCTCCAAGCCCCGCAAGCGTCTCCTCAAGaagggcgggggcggcggggacCATGGGATGCCCGGCGACGGGCTGGACGACTGgagcgaggaggcggcggggttGGCGGATGACGACGTCGACCCCGAGGCGGATGCcacgaagaagaggaaggggtCGTCGGCTTTGAGGGACCTTGCGAGGGGCGGcgggaaggagaagaaggagaagaagaggaggaaggaggacgggagggagagggagagcaggGGAATGGGGATGGGAAGGGAGAAGAGGGGCGGTTCTGGAGGGAAGGGattcagcggcggcgggcatgGGGAGCAGGatgaaggggagagggagatccAGGAGCTCTGGGATACCATAGCTGGCGGTGACTCTGAG GATGATCAAGAAGGTGTTAGAACCGTCGATGATGATAACTTCATTGACGATACTGGGGTTGATCCAGCTGACCGTTATGGCAGTGATAATGATGGCCACTCACCTCGGCATTATCCACAG GCAGAGGAAGCGGAAGAGGATGATGAGCTTGATCGGCTCTTTAAGggtgggaagaagaagaagaagaagaatgaaCGGCCTCGTGCTGATATTGGTCTTATAGTGGAACAATTCATTGCTGAGTTTGAAGTGGCAGCAGAAGAAGATGCGAACTTAAATAGGCAATCAAAACCAGCCATTAATAAACTTATGAAGCTTCCACTACTCATAGATGTGCTCTCAAA GAAGAATCTCCAGCAGGAATTCCTTGATCATGGAGTTCTCACTCTTCTAAAAAATTGGCTTGAACCTTTGCCTGATGGTAGCTTGCCAAATATGAATATCCGAACAGCCGTTCTGAAATTATTGACTGAT TTTCCCATTGATTTGGAGCAATATGATAGAAGGGAGCAGCTTAAGAAAAGTGGTCTGGGGAag GTCATTATGTTTTTGTCAAAATCTGATGAGGAGACTACTTCTAACAGAAAGCTGGCCAAGGAACTTGTTGATAAATGG aGTCGACCAATATTCAACAAAAGCACAAGATTTGAGGATATGAGGAGATATGATGATGAAAGAGCTCCTTACAGGCGACCGCAAATGAAGAA GCCTTCATCAAGTAGTTCTGGAATGGAATCCAGGGACGATGATCTTGATGCCGACTTCTCTCA GCGCAAGTCTGGGCAAAGTGGTGCCAGGCAGCATGCTTCTAGGCCAGAAGCATCCCCTCTGGACTTTGTTATCCGCCCGCAGTCTAAGATTGATCCTGAACAAATTAGGGCTCGTGCTAAGCAGGTTGTCCAAGACCAGCGCCGGTTAAAG ATGAACAAGAAACTACAGCAGTTGAAAGCaccaaagaagaaaaaccTTCAGGCGTCAAAACTCAGTGTTGAAGGGCGTGGAATGATCAAGTACTTGTAA